From one Silurus meridionalis isolate SWU-2019-XX chromosome 23, ASM1480568v1, whole genome shotgun sequence genomic stretch:
- the LOC124376541 gene encoding cell wall protein DAN4 isoform X2, giving the protein MKETIALCMLLLFCFSSFIEGEDDLNSPARLLNFTTPSTSSSPQRSSTAKPESFSSPTLNASSKGDLSVNTTRSQSFNDTTDSTVAPGADEPRLNTLAPINSTTVLGNLTDAQDDLSVGNNQTSTISSTSFTTTNTTNTPLPGPITTTSAPTLSQSLSSTTGPQITTSPSATTTQSRGNSTTVTTKDTASAPTTRTISTTTTTTTAQAKSVDSSELNVGDDTEYSVTSMDPLLVGLVSVFVVTAAVVSLLIFLKFRRRNERPEFRRLQDLPMDDMMEDTPLSMYSY; this is encoded by the exons GTGAAGATGATCTCAACTCACCCGCACGTCTACTGAACTTCACCACGCCGTCCACCTCCTCATCTCCGCAGAGGTCTTCGACTGCAAAGCCAGAATCCTTTTCAAGTCCTACGCTCAACGCTTCCTCCAAGGGAGATCTTTCTGTTAACACCACCCGCAGCCAGAGCTTCAATGATACAACGGACAGCACAGTCGCTCCAG GAGCTGATGAACCTAGGTTGAATACTCTTGCACCCATTAACAGTACTACTGTTCTGGGAAACCTAACAGACGCCCAAGATGATCTTTCAGTTGGAAATAACCAGACCTCAACAATATCCTCCACctccttcaccaccaccaacaccaccaacacaccacTTCCTGGGCCTATAACAACTACATCAGCTCCCACACTCTCTCAGAGCCTTTCTTCCACCACTGGTCCTCAGATTACCACAAGCCCATCAGCAACAACCACTCAAAGCAGGGGCAACTCCACAACTGTTACCACCAAAGACACTGCATCTGCTCCAACCACCAGGACCATCAGCacaactaccaccaccaccactgcccaGGCTAAGAGTGTAGACTCATCCGAGCTAAACGTTGGAGACGACACTGAAT ACTCTGTTACATCAATGGATCCACTCTTAGTCGGTCTGGTGTCTGTGTTTGTCGTCACCGCTGCCGTTGTGTCCCTTTTAATTTTCCTCAAATTCAGACGCAGAAACGAACGCCCGGAATTCCGTCGACTCCAGGATCTACCCATG GATGATATGATGGAGGACACGCCTCTCTCTATGTACAGCTACTGA
- the LOC124376541 gene encoding cell wall protein DAN4 isoform X1 yields the protein MKETIALCMLLLFCFSSFIEGEDDLNSPARLLNFTTPSTSSSPQRSSTAKPESFSSPTLNASSKGDLSVNTTRSQSFNDTTDSTVAPGFPAGADEPRLNTLAPINSTTVLGNLTDAQDDLSVGNNQTSTISSTSFTTTNTTNTPLPGPITTTSAPTLSQSLSSTTGPQITTSPSATTTQSRGNSTTVTTKDTASAPTTRTISTTTTTTTAQAKSVDSSELNVGDDTEYSVTSMDPLLVGLVSVFVVTAAVVSLLIFLKFRRRNERPEFRRLQDLPMDDMMEDTPLSMYSY from the exons GTGAAGATGATCTCAACTCACCCGCACGTCTACTGAACTTCACCACGCCGTCCACCTCCTCATCTCCGCAGAGGTCTTCGACTGCAAAGCCAGAATCCTTTTCAAGTCCTACGCTCAACGCTTCCTCCAAGGGAGATCTTTCTGTTAACACCACCCGCAGCCAGAGCTTCAATGATACAACGGACAGCACAGTCGCTCCAG GTTTTCCTGCAGGAGCTGATGAACCTAGGTTGAATACTCTTGCACCCATTAACAGTACTACTGTTCTGGGAAACCTAACAGACGCCCAAGATGATCTTTCAGTTGGAAATAACCAGACCTCAACAATATCCTCCACctccttcaccaccaccaacaccaccaacacaccacTTCCTGGGCCTATAACAACTACATCAGCTCCCACACTCTCTCAGAGCCTTTCTTCCACCACTGGTCCTCAGATTACCACAAGCCCATCAGCAACAACCACTCAAAGCAGGGGCAACTCCACAACTGTTACCACCAAAGACACTGCATCTGCTCCAACCACCAGGACCATCAGCacaactaccaccaccaccactgcccaGGCTAAGAGTGTAGACTCATCCGAGCTAAACGTTGGAGACGACACTGAAT ACTCTGTTACATCAATGGATCCACTCTTAGTCGGTCTGGTGTCTGTGTTTGTCGTCACCGCTGCCGTTGTGTCCCTTTTAATTTTCCTCAAATTCAGACGCAGAAACGAACGCCCGGAATTCCGTCGACTCCAGGATCTACCCATG GATGATATGATGGAGGACACGCCTCTCTCTATGTACAGCTACTGA